In the genome of Siniperca chuatsi isolate FFG_IHB_CAS linkage group LG17, ASM2008510v1, whole genome shotgun sequence, one region contains:
- the mrpl24 gene encoding probable 39S ribosomal protein L24, mitochondrial has translation MRLTALLSMAARVVVPKDLRYGTNRPWTPAAKRLNPPGKKRRKVFVEPLAPEDWSVLRGDTVEILAGKDKGKQGKVIQVFRHRNWVILEGLNTHHRYVGKTGDYRGTYIASEAPILLRDVALVDPSDRKPTEVEWKFTEQGERVRVALRTGRIIPKPVVERRDGIVPQQWKDGPKDTSPEDTLEKTYVPSLKTLEEEVMEKLGIQENKRNRRSYWY, from the exons ATGAGGCTGACCGCTCTCCTGTCCATGGCAGCCAGGGTTGTTGTACCCAAAGATCTCCGCTACGGCACCAACAGACCGTGGACGCCGGCTGCTAAGAGACTGAATCCTCcggggaagaagaggagaaaggtgTTTGTGGAGCCATTAGCGCCAGAGGACTGGTCTGTGCTCAGAGGGGACACG GTTGAGATTCTCGCAGGGAAGGACAAAGGAAAGCAAGGAAAAGTGATCCAAGTCttcagacacagaaactggGTTATCCTGGAGGGACTAAACACA CATCACAGGTATGTTGGAAAAACGGGGGATTACCGTGGAACCTATATTGCCAGTGAGGCTCCCATTTTGCTCCGTGATGTCGCCCTCGTTGACCCTTCAGACAG GAAGCCCACTGAGGTAGAGTGGAAATTCACAGAGCAGGGTGAGAGAGTCCGAGTGGCTCTCAGGACGGGTCGAATCATCCCGAAACCTGTTGTGGAGCGACGAGATGGCATCGTGCCACAGCAGTGGAAAG ATGGTCCCAAAGACACCAGTCCAGAAGACACGCTAGAAAAGACCTATGTACCATCTCTGAAAACCCTGGAGGAGGAAGTCATGGAGAAACTGGGCATCCAGGAGAACAAGAGGAACCGAAGGTCCTACTGGTACTGA
- the LOC122864913 gene encoding hepatoma-derived growth factor-like isoform X2 — protein sequence MPRSNRQREYKPGDLVFAKMKGYPHWPARIDELPEGAVKSPSNKYQVFFFGTHETAFLGPKDLFPYDEHKEKFGKANKRKGFAEGLWEIENNPTVTHEGYESSKKDNASEGAGDTGSSEKADAEGSSDEDEGALVIDEKNERGGTKRKAEESTEASPKRPKDTEAEGDSKVDGNKSNTEAKLNDVSGPKATAPSSQSESKPEAQENAPAGGQLTADKV from the exons ATGCCGAGGTCCAACAGGCAAAGAGAATACAAACCTGGAGATCTTGTATTTGCTAAAATGAAGGGGTATCCACACTGGCCTGCGAGG ATTGATGAGTTACCTGAAGGAGCCGTGAAGTCGCCCTCAAACAAGTACCAGGTGTTCTTTTTCGGAACGCATGAGAC GGCATTCCTGGGGCCCAAGGATTTGTTCCCGTACGATGAACATAAGGAAAAGTTTGGAAAAGCAAACAAGAGGAAAGGCTTTGCTGAGGGACTCTGGGAGATCGAGAACAACCCCACTGTCACGCACGAAGGCTACgag TCATCGAAGAAGGACAACGCGTCAGAAGGAGCAGGGGATACAGGTAGTTCGGAGAAAGCAGATGCAGAGGGCAGCAGTGATGAGGATGAAGGGGCCCTGGTCATCGACGAGAAGAACGAGAGGGGAGGAACTAAACGAAAAGCAGAGGAGTCCACAGAG GCATCTCCCAAGCGGCCGAAGGATACAGAGGCGGAAGGTGACTCTAAAGTAGACGGCAACAAGTCGAACACAGAGGCCAAGCTCAATGATGTGTCTGGACCCAAGGCAACTGCTCCCTCTTCACAGAGCGAGTCAAAACCAGAGGCCCAGGAAAACGCTCCAGCAGGAGGCCAGCTAACGGCAGATAAG gTCTGA
- the LOC122864913 gene encoding hepatoma-derived growth factor-like isoform X1, giving the protein MPRSNRQREYKPGDLVFAKMKGYPHWPARIDELPEGAVKSPSNKYQVFFFGTHETAFLGPKDLFPYDEHKEKFGKANKRKGFAEGLWEIENNPTVTHEGYESSKKDNASEGAGDTGSSEKADAEGSSDEDEGALVIDEKNERGGTKRKAEESTEASPKRPKDTEAEGDSKVDGNKSNTEAKLNDVSGPKATAPSSQSESKPEAQENAPAGGQLTADKPVTDSA; this is encoded by the exons ATGCCGAGGTCCAACAGGCAAAGAGAATACAAACCTGGAGATCTTGTATTTGCTAAAATGAAGGGGTATCCACACTGGCCTGCGAGG ATTGATGAGTTACCTGAAGGAGCCGTGAAGTCGCCCTCAAACAAGTACCAGGTGTTCTTTTTCGGAACGCATGAGAC GGCATTCCTGGGGCCCAAGGATTTGTTCCCGTACGATGAACATAAGGAAAAGTTTGGAAAAGCAAACAAGAGGAAAGGCTTTGCTGAGGGACTCTGGGAGATCGAGAACAACCCCACTGTCACGCACGAAGGCTACgag TCATCGAAGAAGGACAACGCGTCAGAAGGAGCAGGGGATACAGGTAGTTCGGAGAAAGCAGATGCAGAGGGCAGCAGTGATGAGGATGAAGGGGCCCTGGTCATCGACGAGAAGAACGAGAGGGGAGGAACTAAACGAAAAGCAGAGGAGTCCACAGAG GCATCTCCCAAGCGGCCGAAGGATACAGAGGCGGAAGGTGACTCTAAAGTAGACGGCAACAAGTCGAACACAGAGGCCAAGCTCAATGATGTGTCTGGACCCAAGGCAACTGCTCCCTCTTCACAGAGCGAGTCAAAACCAGAGGCCCAGGAAAACGCTCCAGCAGGAGGCCAGCTAACGGCAGATAAG CCTGTGACAGACAGTGCTTAA
- the prcc gene encoding proline-rich protein PRCC — MSLVAYGSSDDSDSEETSTSAAPESKVSTGGLFSLLPAPKKPRSAGGNYGPNKETKANPSAGDGTSSDDLDPQPSKGGLFSSLPKPRKRTEPVKITVPQIQRRDSDSDDDEPAKKKLQPQGAGSGLSSLLPQPKNLTVKETDRLLIPHTLTKRQEPKVPKPGTPAQGLLGSSASPSAIKAAAKSAALQLARQIATDDQDNEEDITPQNYFSLGESSQPLPAVVPSLDPEPGAPVELLPLAPADEPGQSDAPLDFGGNHEGAGAWGGQYPQYQQPMAGPEALPQGYYNEPYYQDPNSGLTEAEEPGHSAMFDDEAFMRLQGKRNRGKEEVKFLEIKGDDQLSGNQQWMTKSMTEEKQNRQSFSKKKGEQPTGQQRRKHQITYLIHQAKERELELKNNWADNKLTRRQTQAKYGF; from the exons ATGTCTTTAGTTGCTTATGGCAGCAGTGATGATAGTGACTCAGAAGAAACCTCGACCTCTGCCGCACCGGAGAGCAAAGTCAGCACAGGGGGGCTCTTCTCTCTCCTACCTGCTCCTAAAAAGCCAAGATCAGCAGGAGGAAACTATGGACCAAACAAGGAGACAAAAGCGAATCCTTCAGCAGGGGACGGCACGTCAAGCGACGACCTAGATCCTCAGCCATCTAAAGGAGGCTTATTTTCTAGCCTGCCTAAGCCGAGGAAGCGAACAGAGCCTGTCAAGATCACTGTACCACAGATCCAGAGACGGGAT TCAGactctgatgatgatgaaccaGCAAAAAAGAAACTACAACCTCAG GGTGCAGGTTCAGGCCTTTCCTCCCTTCTACCACAACCCAAAAACCTGACAGTGAAGGAGACCGATAGACTCCTGATTCCTCACACACTCACCAAGCGCCAAGAACCGAAAGTACCCAAGCCTGGAACACCTGCTCAGGGTCTGCTTGGTTCTAGTGCATCCCCCTCTGCTATCAAAGCTGCAGCAAAGTCAGCCGCCCTGCAGCTGGCTAGACAAATAGCCACTGACGACCAGGATAACGAGGAGGACATAACCCCACAGAACTACTTTTCTCTGGGCGAGAGCTCCCAGCCTCTCCCTGCAGTTGTCCCAAGCTTAGACCCTGAGCCAGGGGCCCCTGTAGAGCTTCTCCCTCTTGCACCTGCAGATGAACCTGGTCAGTCAGACGCCCCTCTCGACTTCGGGGGGAACCATGAAGGAGCTGGTGCATGGGGAGGTCAATATCCTCAGTATCAACAGCCCATGGCAGGCCCAGAAGCTTTGCCTCAG GGATATTATAATGAACCATACTACCAAGATCCTAACTCCGGACTGACAGAGGCTGAAGAGCCTGGCCACTCTGCCATGTTTGATGATGAAGCG TTCATGCGGCTGCAAGGGAAACGGAACAGGGGCAAAGAGGAGGTGAAGTTTCTGGAGATCAAAGGTGACGACCAGCTGAGTGGCAACCAGCAGTGGATGACCAAGAGCATGACAGAAGAGAAGCAGAACCGTCAGTCCTTCAGCAAG AAAAAAGGAGAACAGCCTACAGGACAGCAGCGACGCAAACATCAGATAACGTATCTCATTCACCAG GCAAAGGAACGGGAGTTGGAGCTGAAGAACAACTGGGCAGATAACAAGCTAACTCGCCGGCAGACCCAGGCCAAATATGGTTTCTAA
- the mrpl9 gene encoding 39S ribosomal protein L9, mitochondrial, protein MNMWSSGRRVLQALLSQPAVRSFSLTPAQNTVVVERWWQVPLSKVGSPPRLHPRRHRIYKLVEDTKHVPKEKMELILTQTVPKLGGRGDTVFVKKSVGRNKLLPQGLAVYPSPENKQMFAEELRLLREGKPEERVQTRTGQLTVEFLKRSKLKINKMPSDEFQVTKEVVCRQFLKKLGVVVPPQALSLPFESVKDLGDYWCEVTVNGMDTVRIPVSLVPYEDPSASYQQQLKTQTQQQAAADISEPADEEEAAVEADAGKDSVSQVSEVSDSAGAARTQTGEDTTAPPSDRHKKD, encoded by the exons ATGAACATGTGGAGCTCCGGCCGCCGTGTCCTTCAGGCTCTGCTCAGCCAGCCTGCTGTCAGGAGCTTCTCTCTGACTCCTGCTCAG AACACAGTTGTGGTGGAGCGCTGGTGGCAGGTGCCCTTATCTAAAGTAGGCAGTCCACCGAGGCTTCACCCCCGAAGACACCGAATCTACAAGTTGGTTGAAGACACCAAACACGTTCCCAAGGAGAAGATGGAGCTCATCCTGACTCAGACAGTACCCA AGCTTGGTGGGCGAGGAGACACTGTGTTTGTGAAAAAGTCTGTTGGCAGAAATAAGCTGCTGCCTCAAGGCCTGGCAGTGTATCCATCACCGGAGAACAAACAGATGTTTGCTGAGGAGTTAAGA CTTTTGCGTGAGGGGAAGCCAGAAGAAAGAGTCCAAACCCGCACTGGACAATTG acagTGGAGTTTCTTAAACGCTCCAAGTTGAAGATAAACAAAATGCCCTCGGATGAATTTCAGGTCACTAAAGAGGTCGTCTGCAGGCAGTTTCTCAAGAAG CTGGGAGTTGTTGTGCCACCTCAGGCACTGAGTCTTCCATTTGAGTCCGTCAAGGACTTGGGTGACTACTGGTGTGAAGTTACG GTTAATGGCATGGACACCGTTCGCATCCCCGTGTCACTGGTGCCATATGAAGACCCGTCTGCAAGTTATCAGCAGCAGTTGAAAACACAAACGCAGCAGCAGGCAGCCGCAGATATTTCAGAACCTGCAGATGAGGAGGAAGCTGCTGTGGAAGCTGATGCTGGTAAAGACTCTGTGAGTCAAGTTAGTGAAGTTTCAGACTCGGCAGGAGCCGCGAGGACACAGACGGGTGAAGACACAACAGCACCACCAAgtgacagacacaaaaaagatTAA
- the LOC122864922 gene encoding transmembrane protein 272-like isoform X2 — translation MNPSPQVELRPQRAVQISTIVVVNIIWWMVMIAAIGLGATHLHRCPIQPYIPIYLIVLGASSLLSLSLTYTKSAWGDGIVFILSSSCVTLLHLFSFGWFIAGTSWVYPVYPPNYTPGAAPYCQKTTYQFAFSVTTLVWVIMTLMFVCGFCFALLTCCYTVIARGRLIPNRNTFYGTLSEEPTAGDV, via the exons ATGAACCCGTCTCCACAGGTGGAATTAAGGCCTCAACGTGCCGTGCAGATTTCAACAATCG TTGTGGTGAATATTATTTGGTGGATGGTTATGATTGCAGCCATTGGTTTGG GGGCTACACATCTGCACCGTTGTCCAATACAGCCCTACATCCCCATCTACCTGATAGTGCTGGGAGCAAGCAgcctcctctctttgtctctgaccTACACCAAGAGCGCCTGGGGTGACGGCATTGTCTTCATCCTGAGCTCGTCCTGCGTGACCCTCCTGCACCTCTTCAGTTTCGGCTGGTTCATTGCAG GCACTAGTTGGGTTTATCCTGTATATCCTCCCAACTACACACCTGGAGCAGCTCCATACTGCCAGAAGACAACCTACCAGTTTGCCTTCAGCGTCACCACCCTGGTGTGGGTCATTATGactctcatgtttgtctgtGGTTTTTGCTTCGCTCTACTGACCTGCTGTTACACTGTAATTGCAAGAGGCAGATTGATACCCAACCGCAATACTTTCTATGGCACGTTGAGTGAAGAACCCACTGCTGGTGATGTGTGA
- the LOC122864922 gene encoding transmembrane protein 272-like isoform X4 produces the protein MNPSPQVELRPQRAVQISTIGATHLHRCPIQPYIPIYLIVLGASSLLSLSLTYTKSAWGDGIVFILSSSCVTLLHLFSFGWFIAGTSWVYPVYPPNYTPGAAPYCQKTTYQFAFSVTTLVWVIMTLMFVCGFCFALLTCCYTVIARGRLIPNRNTFYGTLSEEPTAGDV, from the exons ATGAACCCGTCTCCACAGGTGGAATTAAGGCCTCAACGTGCCGTGCAGATTTCAACAATCG GGGCTACACATCTGCACCGTTGTCCAATACAGCCCTACATCCCCATCTACCTGATAGTGCTGGGAGCAAGCAgcctcctctctttgtctctgaccTACACCAAGAGCGCCTGGGGTGACGGCATTGTCTTCATCCTGAGCTCGTCCTGCGTGACCCTCCTGCACCTCTTCAGTTTCGGCTGGTTCATTGCAG GCACTAGTTGGGTTTATCCTGTATATCCTCCCAACTACACACCTGGAGCAGCTCCATACTGCCAGAAGACAACCTACCAGTTTGCCTTCAGCGTCACCACCCTGGTGTGGGTCATTATGactctcatgtttgtctgtGGTTTTTGCTTCGCTCTACTGACCTGCTGTTACACTGTAATTGCAAGAGGCAGATTGATACCCAACCGCAATACTTTCTATGGCACGTTGAGTGAAGAACCCACTGCTGGTGATGTGTGA
- the LOC122864922 gene encoding uncharacterized protein LOC122864922 isoform X1, whose protein sequence is MNPSPQVELRPQRAVQISTIVVVNIIWWMVMIAAIGLGATHLHRCPIQPYIPIYLIVLGASSLLSLSLTYTKSAWGDGIVFILSSSCVTLLHLFSFGWFIAGGRKCTSWVYPVYPPNYTPGAAPYCQKTTYQFAFSVTTLVWVIMTLMFVCGFCFALLTCCYTVIARGRLIPNRNTFYGTLSEEPTAGDV, encoded by the exons ATGAACCCGTCTCCACAGGTGGAATTAAGGCCTCAACGTGCCGTGCAGATTTCAACAATCG TTGTGGTGAATATTATTTGGTGGATGGTTATGATTGCAGCCATTGGTTTGG GGGCTACACATCTGCACCGTTGTCCAATACAGCCCTACATCCCCATCTACCTGATAGTGCTGGGAGCAAGCAgcctcctctctttgtctctgaccTACACCAAGAGCGCCTGGGGTGACGGCATTGTCTTCATCCTGAGCTCGTCCTGCGTGACCCTCCTGCACCTCTTCAGTTTCGGCTGGTTCATTGCAGGTGGGAGAAAAT GCACTAGTTGGGTTTATCCTGTATATCCTCCCAACTACACACCTGGAGCAGCTCCATACTGCCAGAAGACAACCTACCAGTTTGCCTTCAGCGTCACCACCCTGGTGTGGGTCATTATGactctcatgtttgtctgtGGTTTTTGCTTCGCTCTACTGACCTGCTGTTACACTGTAATTGCAAGAGGCAGATTGATACCCAACCGCAATACTTTCTATGGCACGTTGAGTGAAGAACCCACTGCTGGTGATGTGTGA
- the LOC122864922 gene encoding uncharacterized protein LOC122864922 isoform X3: MNPSPQVELRPQRAVQISTIGATHLHRCPIQPYIPIYLIVLGASSLLSLSLTYTKSAWGDGIVFILSSSCVTLLHLFSFGWFIAGGRKCTSWVYPVYPPNYTPGAAPYCQKTTYQFAFSVTTLVWVIMTLMFVCGFCFALLTCCYTVIARGRLIPNRNTFYGTLSEEPTAGDV; the protein is encoded by the exons ATGAACCCGTCTCCACAGGTGGAATTAAGGCCTCAACGTGCCGTGCAGATTTCAACAATCG GGGCTACACATCTGCACCGTTGTCCAATACAGCCCTACATCCCCATCTACCTGATAGTGCTGGGAGCAAGCAgcctcctctctttgtctctgaccTACACCAAGAGCGCCTGGGGTGACGGCATTGTCTTCATCCTGAGCTCGTCCTGCGTGACCCTCCTGCACCTCTTCAGTTTCGGCTGGTTCATTGCAGGTGGGAGAAAAT GCACTAGTTGGGTTTATCCTGTATATCCTCCCAACTACACACCTGGAGCAGCTCCATACTGCCAGAAGACAACCTACCAGTTTGCCTTCAGCGTCACCACCCTGGTGTGGGTCATTATGactctcatgtttgtctgtGGTTTTTGCTTCGCTCTACTGACCTGCTGTTACACTGTAATTGCAAGAGGCAGATTGATACCCAACCGCAATACTTTCTATGGCACGTTGAGTGAAGAACCCACTGCTGGTGATGTGTGA